The following proteins come from a genomic window of Acomys russatus chromosome 17, mAcoRus1.1, whole genome shotgun sequence:
- the Slc45a4 gene encoding solute carrier family 45 member 4 has product MKMAPQNADPESMQVQELPVPLPDPQKPRDPEAETQEETTSEGSIDRIPMRLWVMHGAVMFGREFCYAMETALVTPILLQIGLPDKYYSLTWFLSPVLGLIFTPLIGSASDRCTLSWGRRRPFILVLCVGVLIGVALFLNGSAIGLALGDVPNRQPIGIVLTVLGVVVLDFSADATEGPIRAYLLDVVDSEEQDMALNIHAFSAGLGGAIGYVLGGLDWTQTFLGDWFRTQNQVLFFFAAIIFSVSVALHLFSIEEEQYSPQQDRSPEDATLPSTSVQPSTPAPATRLSSLGGGMQDGSPPFPDEVQSEHELSLDYLDVDIVRSKSDSVLHMPDATLDMEPQLLFLHDIEPSIFHDASYPSTPQSTSQELLRAKLPRLSTFLRESTKEEDTLLDNHLNEAKVPNGRGSPPMDSLSRSKVDLKPSATSGSMKRRRHMFHRQASSTFSYYGKIGSHCYRYRRANAVVLIKPSRSMSDLYDLQQRQRSRHRNQSGATASSGDTESEEGETETTVRLLWLSMLKMPKELMRLCLCHLLTWFSVIAEAVFYTDFMGQVIFKGDPQAPFNSTAWHAYNAGVKMGCWGLVIYAATGAICSALLQKYLDNYDLSIRIIYMLGTLGFSVGTAVMAMFPNVYVAMVTISTMGVVSMSISYCPYALLGHYHDIKEYVHHSPGNSKRGFGIDCAILSCQVYISQILVASALGGMVDAVKTVLVIPIVASVGSFLGFLTATFLVIYPEVSEEAKEEQKGLSSGPAVEGEGGADSEKPTVLKLSRKGAPRGPVETESMV; this is encoded by the exons ATGAAAATGGCTCCGCAGAATGCTGACCCGGAATCTATGCAAGTACAAGAGCTGCCTGTGCCCCTGCCGGACCCTCAGAAACCCAGAGACCCAGAGGCCGAGACCCAAGAAGAGACCACAAGCGAGGGGTCCATAGACAGAATCCCCATGCGCCTATGGGTCATGCACGGGGCAGTGATGTTTGGCAGGGAATTCTGTTACGCCATGGAGACAGCACTGGTCACACCTATACTGTTACAGATAG GCCTCCCTGATAAGTACTACAGCCTCACCTGGTTCCTGAGCCCTGTCCTCGGTCTCATCTTCACACCGCTTATTGGCTCTGCAAGTGACCGCTGTACCCTGAGCTGGGGCCGCCGGCGGCCCTTCATCCTTGTGCTGTGTGTGGGAGTCCTCATTGGTGTTGCACTTTTCCTCAACGGCTCTGCTATAG GTCTGGCGCTCGGCGATGTTCCCAACCGGCAGCCCATTGGCATTGTCCTCACggtgctgggagtggtggtccTGGATTTCAGTGCCGATGCAACTGAGGGGCCCATCCGTGCCTACCTGCTGGATGTGGTAGACAGTGAGGAGCAAGACATGGCCCTCAACATACACGCCTTCTCTGCTG GCCTTGGTGGGGCCATTGGCTACGTACTGGGTGGGCTAGACTGGACACAGACCTTCCTAGGTGATTGGTTCCGGACACAGAACCAGGTGCTGTTCTTCTTCGCTGCCATCATCTTCTCTGTGTCAGTGGCTCTGCATCTCTTCAGCATTGAGGAGGAGCAGTACAGCCCACAGCAGGACCGCAGTCCTGAGGATGCCACCCTGCCCAGCACCAGTGTCCAGCCTagcaccccagccccagccacccGCCTCAGCTCCCTCGGTGGGGGCATGCAGGACGGGAGCCCCCCATTCCCAGATGAGGTGCAGTCGGAGCACGAGCTGTCCTTGGACTACCTCGATGTGGACATCGTGCGCAGCAAGAGCGACTCGGTGCTGCACATGCCTGATGCCACCCTGGACATGGAGCCTCAACTGCTCTTCCTGCATGACATAGAGCCCTCCATCTTTCATGATGCTTCCTACCCCAGCACCCCCCAGAGCACCAGCCAGGAGCTCCTGAGGGCCAAGCTGCCCCGCCTGTCCACGTTCCTCAGGGAGTCCACCAAGGAGGAGGACACCTTGCTTGATAATCACTTGAATGAAGCTAAAGTCCCAAATGGGAGAGGCTCCCCACCAATGGACTCACTCAGCCGCTCGAAGGTAGACTTGAAGCCCTCAGCCACATCTGGTTCCATGAAGCGGCGTAGGCACATGTTCCACAGGCAAGCTTCTAGCACCTTCTCCTACTATGGTAAGATTGGTTCCCACTGCTATCGCTACCGCCGGGCCAACGCGGTGGTCCTGATCAAGCCATCCCGAAGCATGAGTGACCTGTATGACCTGCAGCAGCGGCAACGCTCCCGACATCGCAACCAGAGTGGGGCTACTGCCTCCAGCGGGGACACAGAGAGTgaagagggggagacagagaccaCTGTGCGTCTGCTGTGGCTGTCCATGCTGAAGATGCCCAAGGAGCTGATGCGGCTTTGCCTCTGCCACCTACTCACTTGGTTCTCTGTCATCGCAGAGGCTGTCTTCTATACTGACTTCATGGGCCAGGTTATCTTCAAAGGGGACCCCCAG GCCCCCTTCAACTCTACCGCCTGGCATGCCTACAACGCTGGTGTGAAGATGGGCTGCTGGGGCCTGGTCATTTATGCTGCTACTGGTGCTATCTGCTCAG CCCTGCTACAGAAGTACCTGGACAACTACGACCTGAGCATCAGGATCATCTACATGTTGGGGACACTGGGCTTCTCTGTGGGGACCGCTGTGATGGCCATGTTTCCCAACGTCTATGTGGCTATGGTCACCATCAGCACCATGGGTGTCGTCTCCATGAGCATCTCCTACTGCCCCTACGCCCTCCTAGGGCACTACCACGACATTAAGGAG TATGTCCACCACAGTCCGGGGAACTCCAAACGTGGATTTGGCATTGACTGCGCCATCCTCTCCTGCCAGGTCTACATCTCTCAGATCTTAGTTGCATCTGCCCTTGGGGGCATGGTCGATGCTGTGAAGACTGTCCTTGTCATCCCCATAGTGGCCTCCGTGGGCTCTTTCCTGGGCTTTCTGACAGCCACATTCCTGGTTATCTACCCCGAGGTGTCAGAGGAGGCCAAGGAGGAGCAGAAAGGCCTGTCCTCAGGGCCCGCTGTCGAAGGCGAGGGTGGAGCAGACAGTGAAAAGCCTACTGTGCTGAAGCTGTCTAGGAAAGGGGCCCCCCGGGGGCCGGTGGAGACAGAGTCCATGGTGTGA